One stretch of Arachis hypogaea cultivar Tifrunner chromosome 20, arahy.Tifrunner.gnm2.J5K5, whole genome shotgun sequence DNA includes these proteins:
- the LOC140182509 gene encoding protein FAR-RED IMPAIRED RESPONSE 1-like, which yields MGGNAPKGFLTDQCASMKRALEACMPTTVHRWCIWHIMKKIPSKLNGYKGHADIEQEMSQVVWNSQSKDSFDRNWNDFLLNFGLGDNKWLSDLYEDRHIWVPIYLDHHFWAGMRSTQRSESMHSFFNKYITRNSSLIQFVKQYDNCLGSREQAKRESDAADFHTVIPCATKSCIEAQFQDAYTHAKFREVQAQFRGKANCITRLKNSALGYSVYEVGEQVSSSIFNKFVVTYDSVAAEVKCHCLLFESRGILCRHALSVLSFEQVSQVSPRYILERWSKKVKRRHTHIKSSHDEPLMEPRSKRFDQLVFRSQNICEFASESEELTAILHRAYDNVMAEMEALKAKRKGTSSLSHEDANLESVNELQSPPRIRTRGRPKNRLGSKLEKQIANATKKKKTKVLSEINLFDAASAAHSNCSQYQGHVMSYQFRVPAAGDNWLGV from the exons atgggaggaaacgctccgaaagggtttctcaccgatcagtgcgcatccatgaaaagggctttagaggcctgtatgccaacaacagttcaccgctggtgcatttggcacatcatgaagaagattccaagcaaattaaacgggtacaagggacatgccgatatcgaacaagaaatgagccaagttgtttggaactctcaaagcaaagactcattcgataggaattggaacgattttctgctgaattttggtcttggggacaacaagtggctttcag atctgtacgaagaccgtcacatatgggttcctatctatctggatcaccatttctgggcagggatgagaagcacacaaaggagcgagagcatgcattcattttttaacaagtatatcacccggaacagctcgcttattcagttcgtcaaacaatacgataattgcctcggaagcagggagcaagcaaagagagaatcagatgctgcagattttcatacggtcataccgtgtgcaacgaAATCctgcattgaagctcagtttcaagatgcatacactcacgcaaagtttagggaagtccaagcgcaattcagaggaaaggcgaattgcatcaccagactgaagaattccgctctaggctattcagtatacgaagtcggagaacaagtttccagctcaatattcaacaagttcgtggttacttacgactcggttgcagccgaggtaaaatgccattgcttattattcgagtcgagagggatactgtgccgtcacgcactaagcgtgttaagcttcgaacaagtaagccaagtgtcaccgagatacatactggaacgatggagcaagaaggtaaagaggcgacacacacacatcaagagcagccacgacgagccactaatggagccaagaagcaagaggttcgaccaattggtttttcgttcgcaaaatatatgcgaatttgcctccgaatcggaggagctgactgcaattctgcaccgcgcgtacgataacgtcatggccgagatggaagcattaaaagccaaaaggaaggggacatcttctttatcccacgaagacgccaacttggaatccgttaacgagcttcaaagcccgccaaggattcgaacaagaggacgtccaaaaaacaggctaggttcaaagctggagaaacagatcgcaaatgccacaaagaagaagaagacgaaagttttaagcgag ataaacctgtttgatgctgcatcagcggcgcattcaaattgcagccaatatcaaggacacgttatgagttatcagttcagggtaccagcagcaggggataactggttgggtgtatag